Proteins found in one Tamandua tetradactyla isolate mTamTet1 chromosome 1, mTamTet1.pri, whole genome shotgun sequence genomic segment:
- the MAFB gene encoding transcription factor MafB, with translation MAAELSMGPELPTSPLAMEYVNDFDLLKFDVKKEPLGRAERPGRPCTRLQPTGSVSSTPLSTPCSSVPSSPSFSPTEQKTHLEDLYWMASNYPQMNPEALNLTPEDAVEALIGSHPVPQPLQSFDGFRGAHHHHHHHHPHPHHAYPAAGVAHDDLGPHAHPHHHHHHQASPPPSSAASPTQQLPTSHPGPGQHAAAAATAAGGGGSVEDRFSDDQLVSMSVRELNRHLRGFTKDEVIRLKQKRRTLKNRGYAQSCRYKRVQQKHHLENEKTQLIQQVEQLKQEVSRLARERDAYKVKCEKLANSGFREAGSTSDSPSSPEFFL, from the coding sequence ATGGCCGCGGAGCTGAGCATGGGGCCGGAGCTGCCCACCAGCCCGCTGGCCATGGAGTATGTTAACGACTTCGACCTGCTCAAGTTCGACGTAAAGAAGGAGCCGCTGGGGCGCGCAGAGCGCCCAGGCCGACCTTGCACGCGCCTGCAGCCGACCGGCTCGGTGTCGTCCACGCCGCTCAGCACGCCGTGCAGCTCTGTGCCCTCGTCGCCCAGCTTCAGCCCCACCGAGCAGAAGACCCACCTCGAGGACCTGTACTGGATGGCGAGCAACTACCCGCAGATGAACCCCGAGGCGCTCAACCTGACGCCCGAGGACGCCGTGGAGGCGCTCATAGGCTCGCACCCAGTGCCGCAGCCGCTGCAGAGCTTCGACGGCTTCCGCGGCgcgcaccaccaccaccaccaccaccacccgcACCCGCACCACGCGTACCCGGCGGCCGGCGTGGCCCACGACGACCTGGGGCCGCACGCACACCcgcaccatcaccaccatcaccaagcGTCGCCGCCGCCGTCCAGCGCGGCCAGTCCCACGCAGCAGCTGCCCACCAGCCaccccgggccggggcagcacGCGGCGGCCGCGGCGAcggcggcgggcggcggcggcagcgTGGAGGACCGCTTCTCCGACGACCAGCTCGTATCCATGTCCGTGCGCGAGCTGAACCGCCACCTCCGGGGCTTCACCAAGGACGAGGTGATCCGCCTGAAGCAGAAGCGGCGGACCCTGAAGAACCGGGGCTACGCCCAGTCGTGCAGGTATAAACGCGTTCAGCAGAAACACCACCTGGAGAATGAGAAGACGCAGCTCATTCAGCAGGTGGAGCAGCTTAAGCAGGAGGTGTCCCGGCTGGCCCGCGAGAGAGACGCCTACAAGGTCAAGTGTGAGAAACTCGCCAACTCCGGCTTCAGGGAGGCGGGCTCCACCAGCGACAGCCCCTCCTCTCCCGAGTTCTTTCTGTGA